A window of Oncorhynchus nerka isolate Pitt River linkage group LG4, Oner_Uvic_2.0, whole genome shotgun sequence contains these coding sequences:
- the LOC115119053 gene encoding serine/threonine-protein phosphatase 6 catalytic subunit, translating into MAPLDLDKYVEIARQCKYLPENDLKRLCDYVCDLLLEESNVQPVSTPVTVCGDIHGQFYDLCELFRTGGQVPDTNYIFMGDFVDRGYYSLETFTYLLALKAKWPDRITLLRGNHESRQITQVYGFYDECQTKYGNANAWRYCTKVFDMLTVAALIDEQVLCVHGGLSPDIKTLDQIRTIERNQEIPHKGAFCDLVWSDPEDVDTWAISPRGAGWLFGAKVTNEFVHINNLKLICRAHQLVHEGYKFMFDEKLVTVWSAPNYCYRCGNIASIMVFKDVNTREPKLFRAVPDSERVIPPRTTTPYFL; encoded by the exons atggcgCCGTTAGACTTGGATAAGTATGTTGAGATTGCAAGACAGTGCAAATATTTACCAGAAAACGACTTAAAG AGATTATGTGACTATGTATGTGATTTGCTACTCGAGGAATCAAATGTTCAACcagtatccaccccagtcactgtTTGTGGAGACATTCATGGCCAG TTTTATGACCTATGTGAACTCTTCAGAACTGGCGGACAAGTTCCAGACACAAACTACATTTTTATG GGAGACTTTGTGGACAGGGGATACTACAGCTTGGAGACATTCACGTATCTGCTAGCCTTAAAAGCCAAGTGGCCGGACCGCATCACGCTTCTACGAGGAAATCACGAAAGCAGGCAGATAACACAGGTGTACGGCTTTTACG ATGAGTGCCAAACTAAATATGGAAATGCAAATGCGTGGCGATACTGCACTAAAGTGTTTGACATGCTAACAGTAGCGGCT TTGATAGACGAGCAGGTCCTTTGTGTGCATGGTGGTCTTTCACCTGACATCAAGACCCTGGACCAGATCCGCACAATCGAGCGCAACCAAGAGATTCCCCACAAGGGGGCCTTCTGTGACCTGGTGTGGTCGGACCCAGAGGATGTGGACACCTGGGCCATCAGTCCGCGAGGTGCAGGCTGGCTGTTTGGCGCCAAGGTCACTAATGAG TTTGTTCACATCAATAATCTGAAGCTGATTTGCCGTGCACACCAGCTGGTCCACGAGGGCTACAAGTTCATGTTTGACGAGAAGCTGGTGACGGTGTGGTCCGCGCCCAACTACTGTTACCGCTGTGGAAACATTGCCTCCATCATGGTCTTCAAAGACGTGAACACCCGGGAGCCCAAGCTGTTCCGCGCCGTGCCCGACTCGGAGCGGGTCATCcctcccagaacaacaacacctTATTTCCTCTAA